The following DNA comes from Anticarsia gemmatalis isolate Benzon Research Colony breed Stoneville strain chromosome 10, ilAntGemm2 primary, whole genome shotgun sequence.
aatcagattaaaatgcatttaaattataactGTGATACCATGTTATTGTATGACCTACAAAATGCAAACTTATGTGGACTTTTTTCCTCCCGGAATCATATTATAGATGAGATTTTACATTCATAATCTATTATTAAGAACATTAAATAGGCCCCTAAGATAAAATTTCATCCCTATTATAGGGTAGGTTTGTGATAAAAAACGTAgcctatgtttaaaataaatgtcctggctattaatgtcccactgctgggcaagggtctcctcccgttatgaggaaagtgttaggccttgagtccaccatgctgccaataacgggttggggactttgctttCCTTTTACCCTATGTTTGCTTATGTTTATATCATTATAGTAATGGTAACtagcagtcctgtatgacaagatggatgggtgtgaatgaagcaaacTAAGTTTTTACAGTACAACTAGTGGCATTAtttggtctttgcctatccCTATGGTAACAATGTGTgttttgatgtatgtatgtttgaagCCTGAATGATAAATTTCATCAAGTTCGGTTCGATAGTTTCGCCATGAAAGCAGAACATATATAtaaacagactttcgcattGTATTGAATAGGACAATATAAGTAATTCTATTTCTTTGTTAATGATAAAGCTTGgtaacaaagttgcagaatttCATCactataatgtttatttatgaacattGTTAACTTAACTGAAAGTTATCaacaagttatttataattcatgACTCATATTATCATACACATGCTTGAACTCTTACTATCAAATAGTaagttaattagtttattaatgtAAATCTAATGGGAGTTAAATATAATTGCAATAAGTAAGATTTTACTGGGCTATCACATATACATCAAATCATGCTTTGTTCCCATAGGTGTAggccaaagaatgccacttggaacaatccttacaaactacaaTTGCTACTTTCACATCATTTGACTTAACTTACTCACTGGGCTAATAAAAACccatttattcaaaatatatgtgagtattagtattttatataaatttttcattgtgcaataaaaatatatttgcctACTTAATTCTGCTTTATGTCAAGTGCATGTgatgtaaatgtttttatagtctATTAGTAGTAAAGTTAGCACATCCTATGCCAGAAATAGTTTTGTATTGAGAAAATTTTGTACCTCAATTAAATAGTTGTGTTTGAAGCCAGATTTAACAATTCTTATTGCTTTctttcaaatatataataaaaataaagcataacTGGAAATAGATTGGTGTGATATTTCAGTTTAAAAGTGTTAAATCAGTAggtattattactatgtaatcaaaattaaaaatctttaaatagtAGTTTGAAGTGATAGTTATATCTCAATAAATGTCAATGAcaggtaattattataaatttattgacaacaataaatctgatttataatctttaatttCTCCATAGAAacagtattattatgtatcttttaaatacctttttttgTGATAGTTAGCCTTTGGGATGTTTTAACCGCATAAATCAGATTTAAAATATCCAATATTCATATAACTATGTGTTTAATAATGTCTATTGCAACTGAAATATGATATATTTCGTTCAATCCTTGACTTTTATTAGTACAATAAGTTGAACAGCTGTGCATAAAATTTTTCAGTGACCATGAAATAAATACTCTTtgacaatattgttttgttatgttaatttgaatatttgacAGTTATAAGACTGGTAAGAcaagttcatattatttttgttataaaatttgcaTTCTCAACTAACTATCAAGGAAGTGTCTTCTTGCAACAtcaatactaaaattatttaaacagtaataatattgaattcacataacaggttatgcttttaaaactgtattattgcataagaataataatattagttttgttttaacatttaaagatattattccACATGCTTTTCAGTTGCTTACTGATCAAATAAatctcttaaaaatatttttctagaatacTGGCCACATCtatatatatcaaaataattaaggGATATCAAAACCAAAAGAATTCATTGCACTATTTTATCATAACTAATTAGCATACCATTAACCTACATACAATGttgataacaaataaatatgtcaaaTGAAAACTAGCaataattgtgaaatatttactcACCATTCTCTTCAGCAAACATTCGCGCCTCTTCACATGAAACCTCTCTTCTGGCACCATTTTTATTGTCTGTGCCCACCAGGTCCACTTTACAACCAACTAATGCAAACACTGGCCGGTGTGGCTCTATATGCCTTTTAGCTTCCATCATCCATAAAGGTATGTGCTCAAAACTAGATCTATTACACACATCGTATACTAGTAACGCACCAACTGAATTCCTATAGTATGATTTCGTTATAGATCTAAACCTCTCTTGTCCCGCCGTGTCCCACAATTGAAGTTTAATCCTTGTGCCGTCTTGTACTTCTATTATCCTCGCAAAGAAATCCACACCGACAGTAGGGTCCGACAGCTAAAATTTAACGCGCAATTTACAACACAAATCTTATAAATAACACCAAAACAAAGGCGAATGTACTCACCTCGGCGAACTTCCCATCtgtgaaatatttcaatagagAACTTTTGCCCACTGTACTGTCACCAATTAGGATAAGCCTAAACTGGTAATCAAATATTGGATCgaccatttttttaactgcACTTTCAATAACATCAATTGATAGCAACAAAGGTCTCGTCAAAAATTACGTCTATTAGAAAAAATGACAAGACAAACAAGAaacatcagtcagtcagtcaagtCATAACACTGTCGTTTCTAGTTTGTCTATGATTGTTATGTCATTTTTCGGCAATTATCggttttaaaaatctttctatttatatttgttttcctTATTAAACGATTCGCATTAAaatctgttatatttttattattcaaattgtatACTTTGACATAAaagcatgttatttttttcgttaa
Coding sequences within:
- the Rab39 gene encoding RAS oncogene family member Rab39; the protein is MVDPIFDYQFRLILIGDSTVGKSSLLKYFTDGKFAELSDPTVGVDFFARIIEVQDGTRIKLQLWDTAGQERFRSITKSYYRNSVGALLVYDVCNRSSFEHIPLWMMEAKRHIEPHRPVFALVGCKVDLVGTDNKNGARREVSCEEARMFAEENGLHHVETSAKTGLNVEEAFVLVAQEVYNRIQTGEYKVEDGWDGIKTGFNRPNGMDFNLLEAETVQSTCC